Proteins found in one Oryza glaberrima chromosome 4, OglaRS2, whole genome shotgun sequence genomic segment:
- the LOC127769861 gene encoding uncharacterized protein LOC127769861 produces the protein MATSGPARGWLPALARRIASVTGTLNPPASRVSRFPGSRNMASGSGVEGEGLGIPYRRRFIPFANDPIHTTKDNIISMDKHFPITQGKDSAATKEFISSYGHCRPTTYGDEDASRTAVEVTGGKQDPRGAVQNLIDGEVAVQELIDGEEIARNQRASEVSDNDGYEEFNDRAVNYHCDCHVWTPLIASSHRDGSIYDTRGTFGSGWKWDYRIADRNETRLEAMMLSHPTKDCDMRDGTCTWHLANRMLQIFSVKLAKTPVVDGSIELYGYIAARDLQDPLLNYIVKIGRDDPIIVEQGSLIEMTGPKRGIDFSCAVLVEYDMRIKTGEREEDDLQLIDGATDLDHILTSHVPVRNRIYGDCGAVDITQANLFYAFEATVEVVISEVQTSFDLCLSCFTSGLHEEIRLFDGAISESRDLRRYVIAVMEHECMDLKFKVGLGSGCFAEHCRSFKATNHGCASEQIKIEFASISVKVTWSAMEF, from the exons atggCTACCTCTGGTCCGGCTCGCGGGTGGCTACCGGCGCTTGCGCGAAGAATCGCTTCAGTCACGGGGACGCTTAACCCTCCTGCCAGTCGTGTTTCTCG ATTTCCTGGATCTCGGAACATGGCCAGCGGCAGTGGAGTGGAAGGCGAGGGATTGGGTATACCATACAGGCGCCGCTTCATCCCATTTGCCAACGATCCTATCCACACAACCAAAGATAATATCATTTCTATGGACAAGCACTTTCCCATCACCCAAGGCAAGGACAGTGCTGCAACTAAGGAGTTCATCTCTAGTTATGGCCATTGCCGTCCTACCACGTATGGCGATGAAGATGCTTCTAGGACAGCTGTGGAGGTCACCGGTGGTAAACAAGATCCAAGGGGGGCAGTTCAGAACCTAATAGATGGTGAAGTGGCAGTTCAGGAGCTAATAGATGGTGAAGAAATTGCAAGGAACCAAAGGGCCAGTGAGGTTAGTGACAACGATGGATATGAAGAGTTCAATGATCGTGCCGTTAACTACCACTGTGACTGTCATGTTTGGACGCCACTTATTGCAAGCAGCCACCGTGATGGTTCTATATACGATACCAGGGGCACCTTTGGATCTGGGTGGAAATGGGATTATCGTATTGCAGATCGTAACGAGA CTCGGTTGGAGGCAATGATGTTATCACATCCCACGAAAGATTGCGACATGAGGGATGGAACTTGCACATGGCATCTTGCAAATCGCATGTTGCAAATTTTCTCAGTAAAGTTGGCTAAAACTCCTGTAGTTGATGGCTCAATTGAATTGTATGGATACATTGCTGCGCGGGACCTTCAGGATCCATTACTTAATTATATAGTCAAAATTGGCAGGGATGATCCCATCATTGTGGAGCAG ggtTCCCTCATCGAAATGACTGGCCCTAAGCGAGGGATCGACTTTTCTTGTGCTGTTCTAGTTGAATATGACATGAGAATCAAGACAGGAGAACGAGAGGAAGATGATCTACAATTGATTGATGGTGCAACAGATCTTGACCATATATTGACATCACATGTACCAGTGAGAAATCGCATTTATGGAGATTGCGGCGCAGTTGACATAACTCAAGCGAATCTTTTCTATGCATTTGAGGCGACTGTAGAAGTCGTCATATCAGAAGTGCAGACTAGTTTTGATTTGTGTCTCAGCTGTTTTACCAGTGGGTTACATGAGGAAATTCGGCTCTTTGATGGTGCGATCAGTGAGTCACGTGACTTGAGGAGGTATGTGATTGCTGTCATGGAACATGAGTGTATGGATTTGAAGTTCAAGGTAGGTTTAGGGTCTGGGTGTTTCGCTGAACATTGTCGATCCTTCAAAGCAACTAATCATGGATGTGCCAGTGAACAAATAAAGATTGAGTTCGCCTCAATCTCGGTGAAGGTCACTTGGTCGGCTATGGAGTTCTAG
- the LOC127770861 gene encoding uncharacterized protein LOC127770861, producing the protein MLSSAAASRRFAMPQPASSGSPSRRFGFPDSVLLDTVVHADGCGNDATTARAETSDGLPVEVSFVVADPPAFTRCVVRCSGLTAGEFLKEPPCIIGADGAFLLIRVIFPRRLERRCFTDFFVYRSGPGTPLLELLRRPYPVEHLSDHPGILSCGEHFLVVDPRWLFHPDGQMRYNLHVFSSKTTLWESKVARLACGMEAYLGDFVPTKVFSVEGGSMAWVDLWNGILLFDSVASDPEVSLIQLPPLIPINNRYLRRVSFDDGLCCLDPIRDVTCSNGCFRFIEMGFPLLDACTEQLTFRWKATMFKRLVRPEECQWESCGTETDSAELSRADSCSFSPDLLPVIWDSKDNQLTFTNLICTYPTMDLYDDNILYVMAKMKGTDPSGWVLSVNTANKKLENVSPFSEEILFFRRIYRQCDFLKHLGKAPESHLTKVLDKHTNR; encoded by the exons ATgctgtcgtccgccgccgcctctcgccgaTTCGCCATGCCCCAACCAGCTAGCTCCGGCTCCCCGTCTCGACGCTTCGGCTTTCCCGATTCGGTCCTCCTCGACACGGTAGTGCACGCGGACGGCTGTGGCAACGATGCAACCACCGCCAGGGCGGAGACGAGCGATGGCCTTCCCGTCGAGGTGTCTTTCGTGGTCGCCGACCCGCCCGCCTTCACCCGCTGCGTCGTCCGCTGCTCCGGCTTGACGGCGGGCGAGTTCTTGAAGGAGCCGCCCTGCATCATTGGCGCGGACGGCGCCTTCCTCCTCATACGCGTGATCTTCCCCCGCCGCCTTGAACGACGCTGCTTCACCGACTTCTTCGTCTATAGGTCGGGCCCTGGGACACCGTTGCTCGAGCTCCTCCGGCGCCCCTATCCGGTTGAACACCTGTCCGACCACCCTGGCATATTATCCTGTGGCGAGCACTTTTTGGTCGTCGACCCCAGATGGCTATTCCACCCAGATGGTCAGATGAGGTACAACCTGCATGTCTTCTCGAGCAAGACCACGTTGTGGGAAAGTAAGGTCGCAAGGCTGGCTTGTGGCATGGAGGCGTATCTCGGTGATTTTGTGCCCACCAAAGTGTTCTCCGTTGAAGGAGGATCGATGGCCTGGGTTGATCTCTGGAACGGGATACTGCTTTTCGACTCCGTTGCCAGCGACCCCGAGGTGAGCCTGATACAGCTGCCCCCATTGATACCCATCAATAATAGGTATCTCAGAAGAGTGAGTTTCGATGATGGCTTGTGTTGTCTGGATCCTATTCGGGATGTCACCTGTAGTAACGGCTGCTTCAGGTTCATTGAGATGGGATTCCCGCTGTTGGATGCCTGCACTGAACAGTTAACCTTTCGGTGGAAGGCCACCATGTTCAAGAGGCTGGTTCGTCCGGAGGAATGCCAATGGGAGTCATGCGGCACCGAAACTGACTCTGCAGAGCTGTCGCGCGCTGACTCGTGTTCGTTTTCCCCTGACTTGTTGCCTGTGATCTGGGATTCCAAGGACAACCAGCTGACCTTTACGAACTTGATTTGTACTTACCCTACAATGGATTTGTACGATGACAATATTCTTTATGTAATGGCCAAGATGAAGGGTACTGATCCAAGTGGTTGGGTGCTCTCTGTCAACACCGCGAACAAGAAGCTAGAGAACGTCTCACCCTTTTCCGAGGAAATTCTATTTTTCCGTCGCATCTATCGGCAATGTGACTTTCTCAAGCACCTCGGCAAGGCTCCAG agtctCACTTGACCAAGGTACTGGATAAACACACTAACAGGTAA